In one Brassica oleracea var. oleracea cultivar TO1000 chromosome C9, BOL, whole genome shotgun sequence genomic region, the following are encoded:
- the LOC106313221 gene encoding UPF0301 protein Plut_0637-like translates to MDACFLTSRSISGVKDLVPFIKTRIFSCYPRRNSSQFLTRKVASPISINCSLSDSWKPLEDDADLFKDCVNNSTSDAADWREFRARLVAGEQAAAPEKDSNKWAHKILEPETGCLLIATEKLNGVHIFEKTVILLLSVGPSGPIGVILNRPSLMSIKESKSTVLDTSGTFLDKSLFFGGPLEEGLLFLVSPGEDNEVEKSGVFRQVMKGLYYGTRESVGLAAEMVKRKVVGRSEMRFFDGYCGWEKEQLKAEVLGGYWTVAACSLSVVEVGSVVQSQGLWDEVVGLIGPQTGSVI, encoded by the exons ATGGATGCTTGTTTTCTTACCTCAAGATCAATCTCTGGTGTCAAAGATCTTGTCCCATTCATCAAAACCAGAATCTTTTCTTGTTACCCCAGGAGAAACTCCAGCCAGTTTCTCACCAGGAAGGTTGCTTCTCCAATCTCTATAAACT GTTCTCTTTCGGATTCATGGAAGCCACTGGAGGATGATGCTGATCTCTTCAAGGACTGTGTCAACAATTCTACATCAGATGCTGCTGACTGGAGAGAGTTCAGGGCAAGGCTCGTAGCTGGAGAGCAAGCTGCAGCCCCTGAGAAGGACTCTAACAAATGGGCACACAAGATCCTAGAGCCAGAGACAGGATGTCTCCTAATAGCAACAGAGAAGCTAAATGGAGTCCACATCTTCGAAAAGACGGTGATCCTCCTCCTCTCCGTTGGACCCTCAGGTCCCATAGGAGTCATCCTCAACCGCCCCTCGCTCATGTCAATCAAGGAGAGCAAATCAACGGTCCTAGACACGTCCGGAACGTTTTTAGACAAAAGCCTCTTCTTCGGTGGACCTTTGGAAGAAGGTTTGTTGTTCCTGGTGAGTCCTGGCGAGGACAACGAGGTTGAGAAGAGCGGAGTGTTCAGACAAGTGATGAAAGGGTTGTACTACGGGACGAGGGAGAGTGTAGGATTGGCTGCAGAGATGGTGAAGAGGAAGGTGGTGGGGAGAAGTGAGATGAGATTCTTTGATGGGTATTGTGGTTGGGAGAAAGAGCAGTTGAAAGCAGAGGTGTTGGGTGGGTATTGGACTGTGGCTGCTTGTAGCTTGAGTGTTGTTGAGGTTGGTTCTGTTGTACAGAGTCAAGGTCTTTGGGATGAGGTTGTTGGTCTTATTGGACCTCAAACTGGCTCTGTTATCTAA
- the LOC106316247 gene encoding histidine-containing phosphotransfer protein 2-like, producing the protein MDAHVAQLQMQYRNYILSLYQQGFLDDQFTELKSLQDDGSPDFVAEVLSLFFDDCVKLVGNMARALDQTGTVDFCQVGANVHQLKGSSSSVGAKRVKGLCINFKELCEAKNYEGCVRCLQQVDIEYKTLKAKLQDMFNLEKQIVQAGGIVPQVDIN; encoded by the exons ATGGACGCTCACGTCGCTCAGCTGCAGATGCAATATCGTAACTACATCCTTTCTCTCTACCAACAG GGCTTTCTGGATGATCAGTTTACTGAGTTGAAAAGTCTGCAAGATGATGGAAGTCCTGATTTTGTGGCTGAGGTTCTCTCTCTCTTCTTTGATGATTGTGTCAAGCTTGTCGGTAACATGGCTAGAGCTTT GGACCAGACAGGAACTGTAGATTTTTGTCAGGTTGGTGCTAATGTTCATCAGTTGAAGGGTAGTAGCTCAAG TGTTGGTGCCAAGAGGGTTAAAGGCTTGTGTATTAACTTCAAGGAACTTTGTGAGGCTAAGAACTATGAAGG GTGTGTGAGATGTCTGCAGCAAGTGGATATAGAATACAAGACGTTAAAGGCAAAGCTTCAAGATATGTTCAAT CTTGAGAAACAAATAGTTCAAGCTGGTGGTATCGTTCCTCAAGTGGATATTAACTAA
- the LOC106314093 gene encoding uncharacterized protein LOC106314093 has protein sequence MSKHCYSEAAKDPEMQGIYSNASSLNARPSNSSTLNQTMNVLRPRKRKDSTFLQSPWNKVYLQPSELCHSISVSEQEWALAANTLCEKIDPNEVVSPSKKRLVFSTNLMQQLLQPAPTFVFSDIKSAFNYEIMLYFESRITLADACSLTCHSDFDKSTNFFFFLLISLTFNTSSDQEREYSALVKAFMEKLQHLEEDFQSWESATSILDIILEIQDIERFSVINRLAKFHSRAKTNTKRSVPQRYVELQKPGNLPEPLQCLPL, from the exons ATGTCGAAGCACT GCTATTCCGAAGCTGCCAAGGATCCGGAAATGCAGGGGATATATAGTAATGCTTCGAGTTTAAACGCTAGACCGAGTAACTCAAGCACTCTGAACCAAACCATGAATGTTTTAAGACCGAGGAAGCGCAAAGATTCAACCTTCTTACAATCACCATGGAACAAAGTCTATCTGCAACCTTCAGAGTTATGTCACAGCATCAG TGTGTCAGAACAAGAGTGGGCCCTTGCGGCAAATACACTCTGTGAGAAG ATCGATCCAAATGAGGTGGTCTCTCCTTCAAAGAAGAGGCTTGTTTTCTCCACAAATCTTATGCAACAACTTCTCCAACCAGCACCAACGTTTGTTTTCTCGGACATCAAGTCAGCTTTCAACTACGAGATTATGCTTTACTTTGAGTCCAGAATCACCCTCGCTGATGCATGTTCTCTCACGTGCCACTCGGATTTTGATAAGAGCACAAA TTTCTTTTTTTTTTTGCTCATTTCCCTTACTTTTAATACGTCTAGTGATCAGGAAAGAGAATATAGTGCACTTGTCAAAGCTTTCATGGAGAAGTTGCAACACCTCGAAGAGGACTTCCAAAG CTGGGAGAGTGCCACATCGATATTAGACATCATCTTAGAAATCCAAGACATTGAAAGATTCTCGGTGATAAACCGTCTGGCCAAGTTTCATAGCCGTGCAAAGACCAATACTAAAAGATCAGTTCCTCAGAGATACGTTGAATTACAAAAGCCAGGGAACCTACCTGAGCCACTACAGTGTCTTCCTCTGTGA
- the LOC106313520 gene encoding uncharacterized protein LOC106313520 isoform X1: MTGEDDEACRASPIESAITNDDASRPIQSRKRNWDQLVAVDRAAAIIEETMRQKPSSQLGVVGFHTGKDLMSKNVNIHFKCQGRMYSLMMKASVEEVTLPVLEARICRKVALDESTVKLRLSYIPLLVGFEEQFTISDDEDLCVYLTSADRENRRCVLYVEVITITEHPEQLSRAGEGSSLGINYEELNSKDDEIGALYVKQIEMMEEDEDEYVAARPVSEASQCVEAWEDGLNITIQQEFADKMAVQEVVYMAACSNGFVFDVKKSDKQRLVLKCPKEGCKWGLRASKIEKNEMFSIRSYTKMHTCSRDGQSKSKRGKVTPQLVASLLHEAYPGEMQTLTPKSIIDFVWTKLSVKISYATAWRGKSLYSGSLEDDVAMLKNE, translated from the exons ATGACGGGGGAAGACGACGAGGCGTGTAGGGCTTCTCCGATCGAATCAGCTATAACGAACGATGATGCTTCTCGGCCAATTCAAAG TAGAAAGAGAAATTGGGATCAGCTTGTTGCCGTTGATCGTGCAGCGGCTATAATTGAGGAGACGATGAGACAGAAACCAAGTTCACAGCTCGGGGTTGTTGGTTTTCACACGGGCAAG GATTTAATGAGCAAAAATGTGAACATACATTTCAAATGCCAAGGTCGCATGTACAGTTTAATGATGAAGGCATCAGTGGAAGAGGTAACTCTGCCAGTGCTTGAAGCAAGGATATGCAGAAAGGTTGCGTTGGATGAAAGTACGGTGAAATTGAGATTGAGTTACATTCCACTGCTGGTGGGTTTTGAGGAGCAGTTTACTATTTCCGATGACGAGGATCTTTGTGTTTATCTAACATCTGCTGATAGAGAGAATCGCAGATGTGTTTTGTATGTGGAGGTCATCACTATCACAGAACACCCCGAGCAGCTTTCGAGAGCCGGCGAAGGAAGTTCTTTAGGTATAAACTATGAAGAGTTGAATTCAAAGGACGATGAGATCGGAGCTCTGTACGTAAAACAAATTGAGATGATGGAGGAAGATGAGGATGAATATGTGGCAGCTCGACCTGTTTCAGAGGCGAGTCAGTGTGTAGAGGCGTGGGAAGACGGTTTGAATATCACAATACAACAAGAGTTTGCTGATAAAATGGCAGTGCAAGAAGTGGTGTATATGGCCGCTTGCTCAAATGGTTTTGTGTTTGATGTGAAAAAGTCTGATAAACAGCGATTAGTGCTAAAATGTCCTAAAGAAGGATGTAAATGGGGTTTGCGAGCTTCAAAGATTGAAAAGAATGAAATGTTCTCGATTAGAAGTTACACCAAGATGCATACATGCTCTCGTGATGGTCAGAGTAAAAGCAAGAGGGGGAAAGTCACGCCACAGTTAGTTGCATCTCTATTGCATGAGGCTTATCCAGGAGAGATGCAAACTCTGACTCCTAAAAGTATCATTGATTTTGTTTGGACAAAATTAAGCGTGAAAATATCATACGCCACTGCATGGAGAGGTAAAAGTTTGTATTCAGGCTCTCTTGAAGATGATGTGGCTATGTTAAAGAACGAGTAG
- the LOC106313520 gene encoding uncharacterized protein LOC106313520 isoform X2 gives MTGEDDEACRASPIESAITNDDASRPIQRKRNWDQLVAVDRAAAIIEETMRQKPSSQLGVVGFHTGKDLMSKNVNIHFKCQGRMYSLMMKASVEEVTLPVLEARICRKVALDESTVKLRLSYIPLLVGFEEQFTISDDEDLCVYLTSADRENRRCVLYVEVITITEHPEQLSRAGEGSSLGINYEELNSKDDEIGALYVKQIEMMEEDEDEYVAARPVSEASQCVEAWEDGLNITIQQEFADKMAVQEVVYMAACSNGFVFDVKKSDKQRLVLKCPKEGCKWGLRASKIEKNEMFSIRSYTKMHTCSRDGQSKSKRGKVTPQLVASLLHEAYPGEMQTLTPKSIIDFVWTKLSVKISYATAWRGKSLYSGSLEDDVAMLKNE, from the exons ATGACGGGGGAAGACGACGAGGCGTGTAGGGCTTCTCCGATCGAATCAGCTATAACGAACGATGATGCTTCTCGGCCAATTCAAAG AAAGAGAAATTGGGATCAGCTTGTTGCCGTTGATCGTGCAGCGGCTATAATTGAGGAGACGATGAGACAGAAACCAAGTTCACAGCTCGGGGTTGTTGGTTTTCACACGGGCAAG GATTTAATGAGCAAAAATGTGAACATACATTTCAAATGCCAAGGTCGCATGTACAGTTTAATGATGAAGGCATCAGTGGAAGAGGTAACTCTGCCAGTGCTTGAAGCAAGGATATGCAGAAAGGTTGCGTTGGATGAAAGTACGGTGAAATTGAGATTGAGTTACATTCCACTGCTGGTGGGTTTTGAGGAGCAGTTTACTATTTCCGATGACGAGGATCTTTGTGTTTATCTAACATCTGCTGATAGAGAGAATCGCAGATGTGTTTTGTATGTGGAGGTCATCACTATCACAGAACACCCCGAGCAGCTTTCGAGAGCCGGCGAAGGAAGTTCTTTAGGTATAAACTATGAAGAGTTGAATTCAAAGGACGATGAGATCGGAGCTCTGTACGTAAAACAAATTGAGATGATGGAGGAAGATGAGGATGAATATGTGGCAGCTCGACCTGTTTCAGAGGCGAGTCAGTGTGTAGAGGCGTGGGAAGACGGTTTGAATATCACAATACAACAAGAGTTTGCTGATAAAATGGCAGTGCAAGAAGTGGTGTATATGGCCGCTTGCTCAAATGGTTTTGTGTTTGATGTGAAAAAGTCTGATAAACAGCGATTAGTGCTAAAATGTCCTAAAGAAGGATGTAAATGGGGTTTGCGAGCTTCAAAGATTGAAAAGAATGAAATGTTCTCGATTAGAAGTTACACCAAGATGCATACATGCTCTCGTGATGGTCAGAGTAAAAGCAAGAGGGGGAAAGTCACGCCACAGTTAGTTGCATCTCTATTGCATGAGGCTTATCCAGGAGAGATGCAAACTCTGACTCCTAAAAGTATCATTGATTTTGTTTGGACAAAATTAAGCGTGAAAATATCATACGCCACTGCATGGAGAGGTAAAAGTTTGTATTCAGGCTCTCTTGAAGATGATGTGGCTATGTTAAAGAACGAGTAG
- the LOC106315692 gene encoding ninja-family protein AFP3-like produces the protein MSGAEKREHGEEIPRDLLQRFMSKKQKSSVEDGEVEIELDLGLSLNGRFGVDPLAKTRLLARSSSIPDLVVNGGGTELSRTCSLPVETEEWRKRKELQSLRRLEAKRKRLEKQRNVRVLREKHKAGGGGEEGSIGSSGSGSSGLSELDTSPSPPVQATTKASIERSPSSTQPLPENQAARNMIDDMPCVSTTGDGPNGRKIDGFLYRYRKGDEVRIVCVCHGSFLTPAEFVKHAGGRDVARPLKHIVVNPSPFL, from the exons ATGTCCGGAGCTGAGAAAAGGGAACACGGAGAAGAGATCCCTAGAGATCTGCTGCAGAGGTTCATGTCCAAGAAACAGAAGTCGTCCGTTGAAGACGGAGAGGTAGAGATTGAGTTGGACTTAGGGCTTTCTCTCAACGGTAGGTTCGGTGTGGACCCACTTGCGAAGACGAGGCTGCTCGCGCGGTCATCTTCTATTCCTGATCTTGTGGTCAACGGTGGTGGAACGGAGCTGAGTAGGACTTGCTCGTTGCCTGTGGAGACGGAGGAGTGGAGGAAGAGGAAGGAGTTGCAGAGCTTGAGGAGGCTTGAGGCGAAGAGAAAGAGGTTAGAGAAGCAGAGGAACGTGAGAGTACTTAGGGAGAAACACAAAGCTGGTGGAGGAGGAGAAGAAGGATCTATTGGATCTTCCGGAAGTGGTTCCTCTGGTTTGTCCGAACTCGACACCTCCCCTTCTCCTCCTGTTCAAG CAACAACAAAAGCATCCATAGAAAGAAGCCCATCAAGTACTCAACCTCTGCCCGAGAATCAAGCAGCACGTAACATGATAGACGACATGCCATGCGTGTCAACAACAGGCGATGGACCCAACGGGAGAAAGATAGATGGGTTTCTGTATAGGTACAGGAAAGGCGATGAGGTGAGGATTGTGTGTGTGTGCCACGGAAGCTTCCTAACGCCTGCTGAGTTCGTTAAGCATGCAGGTGGCCGAGACGTGGCGCGCCCCTTAAAGCACATTGTTGTAAATCCGTCTCCCTTTTTGTGA
- the LOC106316970 gene encoding malonyl-CoA:anthocyanidin 5-O-glucoside-6''-O-malonyltransferase, whose translation MLSPFEAFTTMEPGRQIISVAGSTRLGIYGSDIGWGKPLRVEIVTIDKDTSVSLSESRDGTSGVEIGLCLTKDDVERFAIVMLSEGDVCVSVECAHVSSIQRNGVDGFCKLV comes from the exons ATGCTTTCACCGTTCGAGGCGTTTACGACAATGGAACCGGGTCGACAGATTATTTCAGTGGCTGGGTCGACCCGGTTGGGAATCTACGGGTCGGATATCGGGTGGGGGAAACCGTTGAGGGTAGAGATAGTGACGATCGATAAGGACACGTCAGTTTCGTTGTCAGAGAGTAGAGATGGAACCAGCGGTGTTGAGATTGGGCTTTGCTTGACGAAAGATGACGTGGAACGGTTTG CTATTGTGATGCTATCGGAGGGAGACGTGTGTGTGAGTGTCGAGTGTGCACATGTGTCAAGCATCCAGAGGAATGGCGTCGATGGATTTTGCAAGTTGGTTTAA
- the LOC106314094 gene encoding BAHD acyltransferase At3g29680-like — MGLKVIKITQVSPAADSSRHSADPLILPLTSLDLRWVRSHPTQQVIFYKLPESSREFFHSVILPKLSLSLSLVLRHYFPLAGHLMWNQQDPKPRVVVYSHDTVSLTVAESNADFLFVSGKGLRPQTELRVLVPELSVTCDSTSLYSLQITLFPNQGFCIGLAEHHVLKDGVGSIMFIKAWARICKSLGHGIMTLPSGFIPILDRTLINVRPSLESKILEYTSYFSDEKDGKRTMKPPPVGEICTDLVRITLELTRENVEKLKERAKRESTRSQHELHLSTFVIVNAYVWSCLVKAHGGNKERPFLFMYAADFRNRLDPPVPERYLGNCVVLINCIGYKENNLLGRVGFVSAVEILSDSVKGLGSRGIEALWESYIDGMKQVKPDTHVESVSGSTRMGLYGADFGWGKPVNHEIVSIDRYPAYSMWERRDETGGAEIGLCLRKSEMDTFISLFEYGLEIIASRI, encoded by the coding sequence ATGGGGCTAAAAGTAATCAAGATCACCCAAGTTAGCCCCGCAGCTGATTCGTCCCGCCACTCTGCCGACCCGCTCATCCTCCCGCTCACTTCCCTCGACTTGCGGTGGGTAAGATCACATCCTACTCAGCAAGTCATCTTCTACAAACTCCCAGAGTCATCTCGCGAGTTTTTTCACTCCGTGATCCTCCCTAAGCTCTCCCTCTCTCTCTCCCTCGTCCTCCGCCACTACTTCCCGTTGGCTGGTCACCTCATGTGGAACCAACAAGATCCTAAGCCCCGAGTTGTTGTCTACAGCCACGACACTGTCTCGCTAACGGTAGCTGAATCTAACGCTGATTTTCTCTTTGTTTCCGGTAAGGGCCTACGTCCACAGACGGAGTTACGTGTCTTGGTGCCGGAGTTATCGGTCACGTGTGACTCTACATCTCTATATTCTCTCCAAATCACATTGTTCCCTAACCAAGGGTTTTGCATCGGCCTAGCGGAACATCATGTTCTGAAGGACGGTGTAGGATCTATAATGTTTATCAAAGCATGGGCTCGCATTTGTAAATCACTGGGACACGGAATAATGACTTTACCTAGTGGCTTTATTCCAATATTAGATCGTACTCTCATCAATGTTCGGCCTAGTCTTGAATCCAAGATTTTGGAATACACCTCTTACTTTTCAGATGAAAAAGATGGCAAGAGAACCATGAAGCCGCCTCCAGTGGGAGAGATTTGTACTGATCTTGTCCGGATAACACTCGAGCTGACTCGGGAGAATGTGGAGAAACTCAAAGAGCGAGCCAAGAGAGAGTCAACTCGCTCTCAGCATGAGCTTCATTTATCAACGTTCGTTATAGTAAACGCTTATGTCTGGAGCTGCCTTGTGAAGGCGCATGGAGGCAACAAAGAGAGGCCGTTTCTTTTCATGTACGCAGCCGATTTTAGGAACCGGTTAGATCCACCGGTTCCTGAGAGGTACTTGGGGAATTGCGTGGTTCTTATCAACTGCATTGGCTACAAAGAAAATAATCTATTGGGAAGAGTTGGCTTTGTTAGTGCTGTGGAGATTCTTAGTGACTCAGTTAAAGGTTTGGGTTCAAGAGGGATTGAAGCACTTTGGGAGTCCTACATTGATGGAATGAAGCAAGTGAAACCGGATACTCATGTTGAGTCCGTCTCTGGATCGACCCGGATGGGGTTGTACGGGGCAGATTTCGGGTGGGGAAAACCGGTTAACCATGAGATTGTATCCATTGACCGGTATCCAGCGTATTCGATGTGGGAGAGGAGGGATGAGACCGGTGGCGCCGAGATAGGTTTGTGTTTGAGGAAGAGTGAGATGGACACTTTTATTTCTTTGTTTGAATATGGTTTGGAAATAATTGCATCACGTATTTAA
- the LOC106313601 gene encoding probable disease resistance protein At1g59620 isoform X2: MKDTSEFKIDEEMKEMGKQMIKHCGGLPLALKVLGGLLAAQYTLCEWKKIYENIGSYIVGGTSFNERNVVYHVLYLSFEELPAYLKHCFLYLAHFPEDYKIDVEDLSYYWAAEGIQRPRYYAGASIREVADGYIEELVKRNMVISKRDVETSRFKTCQLHDMMREVCLLKAEEENFVEIIQGTSTANSKSSCKSRRLVVHKPDETFNVDTEVKNPSLRTLLFIKCRGWRGTSLFFTRHKLMRVLDLSRVKFEGWKVPSSIGKLIHLRYLSLFCASVNRLPSSMRNMKQLLYLNLEVHSNRVYMPNILKEMRELVYLHFPLEIKNKVKMELGNLVKLETLENFSTEHGSVDDLRGMTRLKTLSIYIRGKKCNMETLSSSLSKLPHLENLTIDKRIWYALPNDGKEEGFFLDCIHLKKLKLYIYMPKFPDEQQFPFHLTTISLTECCLKEDPMPVLEKLLHLKELQMLRIRKLEELEDWIVEEGSMPFLYTLEIDACKKLKEIPEGLRFITSLEDLSVTYMGEQWGKRLLEEGEDYHKIQHIPSVEFY, translated from the exons ATGAAAGACACATCTG AATTCAAGATTGATGAAGAAATGAAAGAGATGGGAAAACAGATGATCAAACATTGTGGAGGTCTACCCTTGGCTTTAAAAGTGTTAGGAGGTTTGTTAGCTGCACAATACACATTGTGTGAGTGGAAAAAGATATATGAGAATATTGGATCTTATATCGTCGGAGGGACTAGCTTTAATGAAAGAAATGTTGTTTACCATGTTTTGTATCTGAGCTTTGAAGAGCTGCCTGCTTATTTGAAGCATTGCTTCCTCTACTTAGCCCATTTTCCAGAAGATTATAAAATAGATGTGGAGGATTTGTCATATTATTGGGCTGCAGAAGGAATACAAAGGCCAAGGTATTACGCTGGAGCGAGCATTCGAGAGGTTGCAGATGGATACATAGAAGAATTAGTGAAAAGAAACATGGTTATTTCTAAAAGAGACGTTGAAACTTCAAGATTTAAAACATGTCAGTTGCATGACATGATGAGAGAAGTTTGTTTACTCAAAGCTGAAGAAGAGAATTTTGTAGAAATTATTCAAGGCACATCAACTGCAAACTCCAAATCTTCTTGTAAATCTCGCAGACTTGTTGTACACAAGCCTGATGAAACATTTAATGTGGATACGGAGGTGAAGAATCCAAGCCTTAGAACTCTCTTGTTTATCAAGTGCAGAGGATGGAGGGGAACAAGTTTATTCTTTACAAGGCATAAACTGATGAGAGTGTTAGATCTCTCCCGGGTGAAGTTTGAAGGATGGAAAGTACCCTCTAGCATCGGGAAGCTCATCCACTTGAGATATTTGAGTTTATTTTGTGCAAGTGTAAATCGTCTACCTTCTTCTATGCGGAATATGAAACAGCTGCTTTATTTAAACCTAGAAGTACATTCAAATAGAGTTTACATGCCCAATATCTTGAAAGAGATGCGAGAATTGGTATACCTCCATTTTCCGTTGGAAATAAAGAATAAGGTAAAGATGGAATTGGGTAATCTGGTCAAGCTGGAGACATTGGAGAATTTCTCAACAGAGCATGGGAGTGTGGATGACCTCCGAGGTATGACACGGCTCAAAACTCTTTCTATCTATATCAGAGGTAAAAAATGTAACATGGAAACTCTATCTTCATCTCTAAGTAAACTTCCACACTTGGAGAATCTTACTATAGATAAGAGGATATGGTATGCTCTCCCGAATGATGGTAAAGAAGAAGGATTTTTTTTGGATTGCATTCATCTCAAAAAGCTGAAGCTGTATATCTATATGCCAAAGTTTCCTGATGAGCAACAGTTTCCTTTTCACCTTACAACCATTTCTCTAACTGAGTGTTGTTTGAAAGAGGATCCAATGCCAGTTCTAGAGAAGTTGCTTCACTTGAAAGAG TTACAGATGCTAAGAATAAGGAAACTAGAGGAGCTGGAAGATTGGATAGTAGAAGAAGGCTCCATGCCATTTCTCTATACTCTCGAGATAGATGCTTGCAAGAAACTAAAGGAGATTCCTGAAGGGCTGCGATTCATCACTTCCTTGGAGGATCTGAGTGTTACATATATGGGAGAGCAATGGGGGAAGAGACTGTTGGAAGAAGGAGAAGATTATCACAAAATCCAACACATCCCTTCTGTTGAATTCTATTAG
- the LOC106313601 gene encoding probable disease resistance protein At1g59620 isoform X1, whose protein sequence is MKEMGKQMIKHCGGLPLALKVLGGLLAAQYTLCEWKKIYENIGSYIVGGTSFNERNVVYHVLYLSFEELPAYLKHCFLYLAHFPEDYKIDVEDLSYYWAAEGIQRPRYYAGASIREVADGYIEELVKRNMVISKRDVETSRFKTCQLHDMMREVCLLKAEEENFVEIIQGTSTANSKSSCKSRRLVVHKPDETFNVDTEVKNPSLRTLLFIKCRGWRGTSLFFTRHKLMRVLDLSRVKFEGWKVPSSIGKLIHLRYLSLFCASVNRLPSSMRNMKQLLYLNLEVHSNRVYMPNILKEMRELVYLHFPLEIKNKVKMELGNLVKLETLENFSTEHGSVDDLRGMTRLKTLSIYIRGKKCNMETLSSSLSKLPHLENLTIDKRIWYALPNDGKEEGFFLDCIHLKKLKLYIYMPKFPDEQQFPFHLTTISLTECCLKEDPMPVLEKLLHLKEVSLLYRSFRGRRMVCSRGGFPQLQMLRIRKLEELEDWIVEEGSMPFLYTLEIDACKKLKEIPEGLRFITSLEDLSVTYMGEQWGKRLLEEGEDYHKIQHIPSVEFY, encoded by the coding sequence ATGAAAGAGATGGGAAAACAGATGATCAAACATTGTGGAGGTCTACCCTTGGCTTTAAAAGTGTTAGGAGGTTTGTTAGCTGCACAATACACATTGTGTGAGTGGAAAAAGATATATGAGAATATTGGATCTTATATCGTCGGAGGGACTAGCTTTAATGAAAGAAATGTTGTTTACCATGTTTTGTATCTGAGCTTTGAAGAGCTGCCTGCTTATTTGAAGCATTGCTTCCTCTACTTAGCCCATTTTCCAGAAGATTATAAAATAGATGTGGAGGATTTGTCATATTATTGGGCTGCAGAAGGAATACAAAGGCCAAGGTATTACGCTGGAGCGAGCATTCGAGAGGTTGCAGATGGATACATAGAAGAATTAGTGAAAAGAAACATGGTTATTTCTAAAAGAGACGTTGAAACTTCAAGATTTAAAACATGTCAGTTGCATGACATGATGAGAGAAGTTTGTTTACTCAAAGCTGAAGAAGAGAATTTTGTAGAAATTATTCAAGGCACATCAACTGCAAACTCCAAATCTTCTTGTAAATCTCGCAGACTTGTTGTACACAAGCCTGATGAAACATTTAATGTGGATACGGAGGTGAAGAATCCAAGCCTTAGAACTCTCTTGTTTATCAAGTGCAGAGGATGGAGGGGAACAAGTTTATTCTTTACAAGGCATAAACTGATGAGAGTGTTAGATCTCTCCCGGGTGAAGTTTGAAGGATGGAAAGTACCCTCTAGCATCGGGAAGCTCATCCACTTGAGATATTTGAGTTTATTTTGTGCAAGTGTAAATCGTCTACCTTCTTCTATGCGGAATATGAAACAGCTGCTTTATTTAAACCTAGAAGTACATTCAAATAGAGTTTACATGCCCAATATCTTGAAAGAGATGCGAGAATTGGTATACCTCCATTTTCCGTTGGAAATAAAGAATAAGGTAAAGATGGAATTGGGTAATCTGGTCAAGCTGGAGACATTGGAGAATTTCTCAACAGAGCATGGGAGTGTGGATGACCTCCGAGGTATGACACGGCTCAAAACTCTTTCTATCTATATCAGAGGTAAAAAATGTAACATGGAAACTCTATCTTCATCTCTAAGTAAACTTCCACACTTGGAGAATCTTACTATAGATAAGAGGATATGGTATGCTCTCCCGAATGATGGTAAAGAAGAAGGATTTTTTTTGGATTGCATTCATCTCAAAAAGCTGAAGCTGTATATCTATATGCCAAAGTTTCCTGATGAGCAACAGTTTCCTTTTCACCTTACAACCATTTCTCTAACTGAGTGTTGTTTGAAAGAGGATCCAATGCCAGTTCTAGAGAAGTTGCTTCACTTGAAAGAGGTTAGTTTACTGTATCGATCTTTCCGTGGGAGGAGAATGGTGTGCTCAAGGGGTGGGTTTCCTCAGTTACAGATGCTAAGAATAAGGAAACTAGAGGAGCTGGAAGATTGGATAGTAGAAGAAGGCTCCATGCCATTTCTCTATACTCTCGAGATAGATGCTTGCAAGAAACTAAAGGAGATTCCTGAAGGGCTGCGATTCATCACTTCCTTGGAGGATCTGAGTGTTACATATATGGGAGAGCAATGGGGGAAGAGACTGTTGGAAGAAGGAGAAGATTATCACAAAATCCAACACATCCCTTCTGTTGAATTCTATTAG